The stretch of DNA GCAGAAGGACGCCTTCCGCGCCGAGGGACGCCTCCCCGTCCTGCGGATGCGGATGCCGGACGAGGACATCACCTTCACCGACCTGGTCCGCGGCCCCATCACCTTCAAGGCGGGCAGCGTGCCGGACTACGTCGTCGTGCGCGCGGGTGGGGAGCCTCTCTACACGCTGGTCAACCCCGTTGACGATGCCGCCATGGGCATCACCCACGTCCTGCGCGGCGAGGACCTGCTGTCCTCCACCCCGCGGCAGGTGGCGCTCTACCGGGCACTCGTTGAGATCGGCCGGGCCCAGGTGATGCCCGAGTTCGGGCACCTGCCCTACGTCATGGGGGAGGGCAACCGGAAGCTGTCCAAACGCGACCCCCAGTCCAACCTCCTCATCCACCGCTACCGCGGCATGATCCCCGAGGGACTGCTCAACTACCTGGCCCTGCTGGGATGGTCGCTCAGTGCTGACCGGGACGTCTTCTCCGCCGCAGAGATGATCGAGGCCTTCGACGTCCATGACGTCAACCCCAACCCGGCCCGTTTCGACCCCAAGAAGTGCGAGGCGATCAACGCCGAGCAGGTGCGAGCGCTGGAGGAGAAGGACTTCCGCGACCGCCTGGTGCCCTACCTCGCCGACGCCTACCCTGACCCGACCGACGAGGTCACGCAGGTGCCGCTGGTCTCGGCGGCCTCCTTCGACGAGCTCTCTGCGCGCGAGCAGGAGATCCTCAGCGCAGCGGCGCCCCTCATCCAGACCCGGATCCAGTTACTGCGCGAGTGCCGTGACATGCTCGGCTTCCTCTTCGTTGCCGACGACGACCTCACCATTGACGACAGGGCCAGGACCAAGCTCAAGGACTCGGCGAGTGATGTCCTGGACGCCGGTATCCGCGCCCTGGAGGGGCTGGGCGTCGAGCAGTGGGACAGAGACCATGTGGAGGAGGCCCTCAGGGCCGCCATCGTCGAGGGACGGGGCATGCCCGACGGCGAGGGGATCAAACCGCGTCTTGCGTACGGTCCTCTGCGCGTTGCCGTCACCGGACGACAGGTCTCCCCGCCGCTGTTCGAGTCCATGGAGATCATGGGTGCCGACTCGACCCTCACCAGGCTGCGGGCCCTGAGAGCACGACTCGAGTGACTACTGCCGGTTGAGCTGATCGAGGTGGGGCCAGGAGCACAATGCTCCTGGCCCCACCCCATCCGCTCACGGAGACTCTCGTGAGCCACCGGGGAGAACGCTCAGTGACTCCACGAGACGATCACATGGCGCCGGCGTCGAAGCCGCTGATCCGTGTCCCGCTCAGCAGATCGTGCCAGGTCTGAAGGTCGGGGAGATTACCCGGAAGGCACTGCATGAGGATGTCGAGTGTGGCCCCCTGCTCTCCGACCTGCCTGAAGAAGCGGTATCCACTGACCTCGCTGTCTCCTGAGTTGCTGAAGGTGACTGTTCCTGTGTAGGCAACCTCGTAACCCGCGAGCGTGCCGCTGTCATCAGGCATGACGTCAACGGCCGTGGGTCCCGAGGTCACTGTGTAGGCGGGATAGTTCGAGGGTTGTTCCTGCACCTTGGCGGAGGAGGCGGCGTTATCACCCGTCGTGTTTCTGCTGTTGTACGTGTCCTGGGAGGACTGGTAGCGGAGAACGCCCTGGCAGGTCTGATCATTGAAGAGGTATCCCCGGTTAATGAGGAAGGAGGTCTCCATCGGGAGGCTGAGAAGGTCATCTTTCTGCTGCCAGATGTCGGTTCTCTCGTTGGTGATCGTCACGCTGGGCATCGTCCATGATGCGGAGGGCGTGGCCGATGGTGTCGGAGTGGACGACTTGGAGGGAGACGGCTTGGTGGAGGATCCCCTCGTGCTGCTGGCCTCGGCGGAGGCACTGACGGGCTCAACGGTGAGCTGGCCCTTGTGGGCGGGGCCGCAGGCGCTCAGTGCCAGACCAGCGGTCAGACACAGCCCAAGAGCGAGGCAGCGAGTCCTGTGAGAGCCACGACCGGCGTGGTTGTGACGCAGTGGATGGGTGCGCATACGGCCTCCCAGAGGGTAACGGGGCGAGCAGGAACTCCGGCGAGTCTAAGGGATGTCATTGTCGTTGCGCTTGGCTGCGAGGCTGTCTGAGGCTGATATGGGATGTACCGGCTCGTGCTCCATGGGCGGCTCGAGGCTGCTCAACGGCCTGTTTCGGGGAAGTGACGGGGAGTCGACGCTTGTCCGGATCGGCGTGTGTCTGTCGTCACCCCCTGATGATTTGGTGGGGGCGGGGTGGGCGTGTAGATTACTGCCCGCTGCCTCGGCCGCGAGACGACTGAGGTGGAACCCATTGGGGTATGGTGTAATTGGCAACACGACTGATTCTGGTTCAGTTATTCTAGGTTCGAGTCCTGGTACCCCAGCGGATCTGCTTGATATCTGCTGATCTATAGCCCCCATCGTTTAGTGGCCTAGGACACCGCCCTCTCACGGCGGCGGCGCCGGTTCGAATCCGGCTGGGGGTACGAGGGTCTGGCTGTCGCGTGCGGCGACCAGACTGTCATGGCCCCCATCGTTTAGCGGCCTAGGACACCGCCCTCTCACGGCGGCGGCGCCGGTTCGAATCCGGCTGGGGGTACGGATCAGCTGAGGACCTCGCGGTCCGAGTGATCCACAACCACATATATCGCCCCCATCGTTTAGCGGCCTAGGACACCGCCCTCTCACGGCGGCGGCGCCGGTTCGAATCCGGCTGGGGGTACTTGGCAGGGGTCCGCGCTATCAATGAATGGCGCGGGCCTCGTCTGTTGTGGGATACCTCTTCTCAGCCCGTGCGCTTCTGGAACCTGCCTGGGTGCTCAGGCGGGGTGAGACAGGATCGAGTGGGATCAAATCGGATCAGACCAGATCAATCGATTATCGCGGTATCCTCGGTAGGATGCCCGCGTGACGAACTTTCCTGCGCTGAAGACCCCCGGCCCCCTCACCGATGGCGCAATGCGCATCACCCCCCTGGGAGGACTGGGAGAGGTCGGCCGCAACATGACCGTCTTCGAGCTCGACGGGAAGCTGCTCATCGTCGACTGCGGCGTGCTCTTCCCCGAGGAGGACCAGCCCGGCGTCGACCTCATCCTCCCCGACTTCTCCTCCGTCGAGGACCGCATCGACGACGTCGTCGCCCTGGTGCTGACTCATGGGCACGAGGACCATATCGGAGGCGTGCCCTACCTGTTGCGCCTGCGCGATGACATCCCCCTGGTGGGCAGTGAGCTCACCCTGGCCTTC from Actinomyces sp. Marseille-P3109 encodes:
- the gltX gene encoding glutamate--tRNA ligase yields the protein MPELSDHSSTLRSDPAATADVPEQGSSSVRVRFCPSPTGTPHVGMVRTCLFNWAYARHTGGTFVFRIEDTDAARDSEESFDAILDSLTWLGLDWDEGVGRGGPHEPYRQSQRMDLYKQVAAELLEAGYLYESFSTPEEIEARHRERGEDPKLGYDGFDRNLTQEQKDAFRAEGRLPVLRMRMPDEDITFTDLVRGPITFKAGSVPDYVVVRAGGEPLYTLVNPVDDAAMGITHVLRGEDLLSSTPRQVALYRALVEIGRAQVMPEFGHLPYVMGEGNRKLSKRDPQSNLLIHRYRGMIPEGLLNYLALLGWSLSADRDVFSAAEMIEAFDVHDVNPNPARFDPKKCEAINAEQVRALEEKDFRDRLVPYLADAYPDPTDEVTQVPLVSAASFDELSAREQEILSAAAPLIQTRIQLLRECRDMLGFLFVADDDLTIDDRARTKLKDSASDVLDAGIRALEGLGVEQWDRDHVEEALRAAIVEGRGMPDGEGIKPRLAYGPLRVAVTGRQVSPPLFESMEIMGADSTLTRLRALRARLE